In the genome of Bradyrhizobium ottawaense, the window CGACAGGATGACCAGCACCGGGTTCAGCGTGAAGCGTCGGGCAAGCAACATGGGTGTCAGGGTTTCGCCTTCGGCGAGGTGGATGCAGAAGTAGAGGGCCGGCGGCAGCAAGGCCCACCACAAGCTGTCGAAGCTCAACATTCCGGCCAGGAGGAAGATGACGGTGCCTAACAGTGGGCCCAGAATCGGAACGTAGTTGAGCAGGAAGGCCGCGGCTCCCCACAACAAGGGGTCTCCAAGCCCGCAGAAATACATCGCAACCGCCGTTGCAGCTCCCACCGCAGCGTTCATGGTAGTGATTGTGAGCAGATAGGCAGATATGTCCGCTTCGATCTGCTGGGAGATGTCCACCGCCTGCCTCTTGTCGCGAAAACTTGGGAGGACCTCGACGATACGTCGCAGAAAAACGTCGCCTGCGACCAGGAGAAAGTAGAGCACCAGAACCGTGGTGAACAGGCCGTCGATGACAGCCCGCGTTCCAGCGAAGAGCGCGCCGGTCAGGCCGAGATCGCTGCGGACCGAAACCGTGGCTCCCTTTTTCTCGGGAGCGTCAGCGACGTGCTCGGCCTGCTGGATGACTTTCTGCAGCGCTTCGATCGGGCGCTTTAGAACGACCAGATGAGTTTCGAGGCGAGGCAGGCCCTCCGGCAATTTCTCCGCCCAAGACGCTGCCGGTAGCGACAAGGCTGCCACGAAGCCCACGAGCGCTCCGACGACCACCAGGATCGCCAAGAGTGCTCCTATGGCACGCGGAAGACCTATACGCTCAAGCAGATGCACGACGGGGTGCAGAATGAGCTGCAGCACGAAGGCGAGCACCACGGGCAATATGATCGAGCTTGCCACATGGATGGCTGCGAGCACGGCCAGTGTTAGCAGACTACCGAGAAAGAACGTCTGCGGGCTGGACGGCAGCGGCATTTCGATATCGTCGGCCGCCTGCGGTGGCGAGGCAACCGGTTCCGGTACGCCGACATTCTGCCCTGGGGACCAGGGGGGCTCATGCGGCAACTTTGACAGTGAGACCACGACGCTTTTCTCCATCCCGATCCAGGGGCCTGCCCCAACCCGCTGAGTCAGCTTCGCACCGGTCGGAAGGGCGCGATGCGGCTGCAGGAGCCTCTAGCCGGATAAGCAGTCGGTCCGGCTGGACGGTTCGGCCGCGGCGGGCCTCTTCGCCAACTGAAGAATAAGGAGAACACGTGGCCCCGCCGGAGCGTTCCTAGGCGCTCGCGAACCGATGCGGCGCATTCCCGCCAATCTCGGTCTCGGCAGCGGCTTCATCGATGGCCGCCAGCAACCGAGCCGTGGCAGACTGTTGGATCATGTGCCCTGCCCCAGCGACGCGGTGCAGCTTGCTGTGAGTGACTTCGCCGTGAAGTCTGACCGATTGCTTGTTGATGTCGATGAGGCGATCATCATCGCCGGCGATGATGATGATGGGCATCCTAAGTTGGTCGTAGGTCTTGGACGAGGCAAATGCGGCGGGGATCATCAACGTTGCCTCCGCCGCGCTGGCACGCATCTGTGACGGTCGCAACGCCAATTCCTTGGGGAAGCCGACGAACTTGTCAGGGACTGGCCGCGGACCGAACATCTTGCGCAACATGGAAGGCCACAAGAGGCGGCTGACGATCGGCGAGATGGTGTGACTGATGGCATCGCCGATGCCGGGTATCGCTGACATCGAAGATGCCGCCGCGTCAGCACGAACGGTTGGAAAATAGTATCCCGACGCCAGCACCAAGGCTTCGACAAATGACGAATGTCTTGTCGCCAACGCAAGAGCGACCGCCGCACCCCATGAATGTCCAAGCACGATCGCCCGCTGAACGCTCAGACGATCAAGTGCCTTTCTGAACAGGTCTGCCTGTGCTTCCGGGGTCCAGATCACGTTTCGTGGCCGCGAGCTGTGTCCAAATCCGGGGCGGTCGAATACGATCACCCGAAACCTGTTGGCCGCGAGATCGATCAGGCCGCTTGATTCAAAATCCTGGATCATGCTGCCGTTGCCGTGCAGGAGCACAAGCGGACGCCCATTGCCACGTTCCACGTAGTGCAGTCGGACGCCATCGATCTCCAGGAACTGCCCACGAGGCGGGTTATCGCGTTCCGCTTTCTTGGCGACTCGCCCATTTACGATCGCTATGGCGCCGAGAAGGGAAGCCGCCCCAGCAAATGCCATAAGCGCGGGATGTCGCCCCAAGGCCGTGGTGTAGTCGGACCGGAGCGAGAGGGAGCGTGTTCGCGGGGATGCCATGTGCAGTACCTCAGGTGGCATGCACGATGACTCAGGCAAATTGAGAAATGTTGCAGGCTCATCCTCAACGGTCGCCGCCGAGTCTTCGTTCCAAACGCAACTTGGAGCGCCTCGTTGTCGCTCTCGCCGGTTCAAGATTACTCCGACTGATCAGCCCAGCGCTGAAGGCAATAAATGATGGCATGGAACATGTCGACGTTGGTCTTGTTCAACATTGTTACTCTTACCGAGAAAGCGACTGGATCGATGGCAAACAACAAAAACCCGGATGAGAAGCAGCCCGGTGAAAATCCGAAAGGTAAGTACCATTACAATCCGGGAAATATGGCGGGAAAAACGCCCGGTGACGCGGAGCAGACTGACGAAAATCGGGGCACTCCGTCTCGGCACAAAGAGAAGCCCGCCGAATAGGCCCGCGACTTTGCCCTCTTCGTAGCGGTCGCGGAATGAACCTGAAAGACCAACTCAGGCACCTTCCGAGAACCGGCTCATCGCAAGACGCGCGTCCGACGATGAGCCATCCCGGGTGGATGACGCAAGCTGAGGGGTCAGGTGTCGCGCCATAGACCAATATGACAATCCCACGATGGGAGAGTTGTTCCTGTCAGAACGTGGCGAGGGCAAGCTTGTCCCGCCTCTGCCTGCGCTCCGAGACACAACTTGGCTGCCAGCGCCTGATGCCGCGATTAGGTTCTTTTGCTGGCATGCTGTCGGTCTTTGAGGCGCCGCCTGCCATGCTTTCGCTGCACAATGGGAGTTCATATGAAAATGCCTGTTCACTCATCTGAAGAGCCCGAGCCGAGAGCACCACGCGCTGATAGACTGCCGATGGAAGGATTTGCGATCGTTGTCGACGGGCACTTCAAGTCAAGGTTTGATACCGCGGAAGCCGCCGAGTCGTCGGGTCGCGCACTTAAATCGACCTACCCGATGCTCCGGATCGAAATTTATGACGCCGTGACAACCGCCCGAACCTTATTGGGCTGAGAAATCAACTCTCCGAGGATGCTCATCAGGAGCGGAAAGGGCCTTGCTCGGCAAAGAGCCGCATCGTCGAGCAAACGGTGACGAGTTGTCTTCGCTACGGAGCGAAAGCCGGCGCACTCGGAGACATGCAGTGGGGGCGCAATCGAAGACGGCCGCTGGACACAGCGAACTATCTAACGCAGGCGCCACGCTGCCGCTCACCGCGAGCCGTTGCTCGGAATCACAATTCACGAAAAACAGTTGGCTGCGCCAACCGAAATTTAGAACCATCGGTCTACGATGACTATCCAAAGCCTAATCGGCGCAAGCCGCTGCCCATTGCCCTCACGTCTTACGACGGGCTTTGGTCGCAAGTCCGCTCCGGTATTACGAACCGCATCTGTCAGCATCTGACGGAGTTCAGCCTTCGTCGCCGCGTTGTCGATTTTTGCCAGTTTGTCATTCATTTTATATGAGAACGCCGGCGGAAAATGCCACTTTTTCGTTCAAGCTGGATTTCCGACGGCGACGAGCGCGGAAGGAAACCGGCATAGCGCGAAGGGCCATCTTCTTTGCGTTCTAAAAAACAACCCCGCGGCCGTTAAACCGGTCGCGGGTTTGCGAAGCCAGGGGCCCTGCCAGTACATCCGTGGTCAAAGCAGCATGGCATCCTATGCGCGCTTACGCGACGCGCAGATTCTCTGCTGCGGACTTGCCGGTCCGGCGGTCAGCAACGACGTCGAAGGACACCTTTTGTCCTTCATCGAGACCGCTCATGCCGGCGCGTTCAACCGCGCTGATATGAACGAAGACGTCTTGGCTTCCTTGGTCTGGTTGAATGAAGCCGAAGCCTTTTTGGCCGTTAAACCACTTCACAGTTCCCGTATTCATGGGTGATCTTCCTTTGGGATAGATGTTCGGAGCCGCGCTCGAGCGCGCAGCAAGCTAAGCGAGATCTGGAGGGAGGTCGTCAGTCAGGCGCGCTGAAAGCGGCGAGGCCAAGTCGTTCGGCCGAAACTCGATAATTACCATATGGCTATTGCTTGTTCGTTCCGCAAGTGGCCGTGGTGAGGGAGAGCCCGCGTTACTGCAACACAAGGGGAGCTGGCAGTGGCCCCTTACGGGTCAAGCACACGCGCCGTCCGCCGATCTGCTGACAGCCGCACTCTCGAAGGGAACAAAGGGTGAGAAGACGGTTTGAATCTGGCGGCAGAACCAGGAGACTGGGAGCCGCGAAGAAAAGCCGTTCGGTGTAACGCCCGGCGGCTTTTGTTTGATGGGGCATCTCTCGATGCCTGTGACGTGTCGTCCCCCGCCTCAAGCAAGGGCACCGAGTTGAGAGCACCTCACTGGGGTCTGCATGTCCAAGCGACCTCGCCGCCTTTTCCTCTGTGCGCAACCAGGACGGAGGAACACTCCGCCCCCAGTCGGTTTGGCTCCCCAAGCAGCATTTTTGTGATGCGGTGCTTTAACACTCGCGCGAATCGGAATTGGCATGGCTTCCGTCATAGTGGGGCTGAACAGATACTTCGCATTGATCGAGCGTCGAGTGCCCACGAAAGTGGGGACTTTCATTCGCTGGCTGCGAGAGCCATCCAAATTCTGGATCCGTGTCATTGTCGCGGGGATATTAATTCTCGGGGGCGTCTTCAGCTTCTTGCCCCTCTTCGGTCTCTGGATGCTACCCCTTGGGCTTCTTCTCATCGCGCAGGACATGCCGGTCCTGCAAAAGCCTCTCCTCGCCATGTTGCGATGGATTGAGCTGAAGTGGAAGTGGCTGAGGCGACGGTTCAGAGCGAGGTCGTCATAACGGCGACGGCCAATTGCGGAAGCAACCAGATGACGCGACCGTCCCACCCGCGGCGTCGGGGCAATCCCCCTATTTGGAACGTTGTGGCTAAGCTAGGCTTGGTCCAGCAGGAGGTCACCATGACCAAACCATCAGGCCACGGCATCATGCGCGTACGCGGAGAAGACCAGCCGGCGGACAAGGAGCGTGCCCAACTGGCTCAAAAAATTGAACTTGGCCACACGCCCCCTGAGATCAAGGAAGAGGCGAACGACCGGGACTGAACGGCAAATATCGTGCGCAAGCGCGAGGGCTCGCCAGCAGGATCCCGCCAAATATCAGGCTGCTTTCTGTGCTCGGTCATATGGCGGAACGTCCCGGATGCCCTCCCGTTCCTTCATTCCGGAGCCGGTAATCCGGGTGTGGACAGCCATTCGCTGATTTGAGCCCCGGTCTCCGCCTGCCGAGCTTTGCGGATTGTGTGTTCCCGCTCGATACCTGGCGGGAGCGACTTTGCCTTTTGACGAAGGACTCGCCCGTGTTCGGCAAGGCGTTCTTCAAAGGAGGTGGTCTGCTTGAGACGGCGTCGCTGCATAGCGTGCTCCTTTTCCCAGGGAAGGCGGGAGCGCGACAGCGTTCTCGTCACCGACAGATGCCGAGGGCCGCGCGGTGATGCAATGACAGTAGCAAGTTACGGTCCGACGCGCTGGTCAATACTGATCATAGCGGCGCCAAAGGCCCCTTCAGCAACCTGTTGCGCCGGACAAGCAACACTCTTCACGGTCAGGCAGCAAGCTCTCGGAGCGCCGAGATGATCGCCTCCGACGGGTACGGCTTGTGGAAGAACCTTGCCCCATCGGGCAGCTCAGAACCTTTGACGAGATGGCCCGAGACGATCAGGAGCCTGATCGGTGGCCATCTTTCGCGAACGGCTTCCGCGAGCCCAACGCCGTCCATCGAACCAGGCATCCTGACATCTGTGAAGACAACGCAGACATCCTGTCGGGCTTCGAGTATTCTGATGGCCTCATCGGCATTGCCGGCAAGCAGCGGATGCAGTCCCGCATCCTCGACGAGGTCGTTCGCCATCAAGAGGAGCATTGGTTCATCCTCGACGACCAAGACGCAACTGCCACGAGGAGAGCTTTGCTCTGGCATATTAGTCCTTTCTAATGCAGGAGACGTCACCGGCCGGGATATCCCGCAGTCACGCCTTTAAGCCATCGCAGCAGCCGGCGTTCCGAATGGCCGCTTCTTTTCTGATCAGTCTTTCTGGCGGACCCAATGCGGCTAACGGTTAGCGAGAGGTTTCGCCGTGCGCCGCCACGACTTCCGCCGAATGACCGCAGCACTCGCCTCGCTCGGCAATGTGCGTCCAGCGGCCTTGCCCGATCATCGCCGCAAGGTTAGCGCGTCGACGCCGCAAGCCCTTTCCATAAGGAAGCATGACTGGTCATTTGCGCGGCAGTCGGATTGAAAAGCGCGTGCCTGTTTGTTCGCTGGATACCACAGAGATCTCGCCGCCATGGGCTTCGACGATCAATTTCGCGATGTGGAGGCCAAGGCCAAGGTGGGTACTGTGCTCCGACGGGTCACCGACTTCCTGGCCTCGCGTCCAGGATTGGAAGATTGATTTTTGCGCATCAAGCGGGATCGAGGTTCCGAGATTGTGCACTTCGATGGTCATAGCATCGGGATCGTTACCTGCGACAGTCACCGTGATGGGCGACGCTGCGTCGCCATAATGGACTGCGTTGCCCATCAGGTTGGACAGCACCTGTCCAAGGCGGGCGGGGTCGCAGGAAACCAACGGATCGCCCTCCTTCGTGACCTCAAGTTTCCGATCTGGGTTGACGGCGCGAAACTCATCCGCGATTTCCTGACACAAAGCCGCAACGTCGTTGTTGGTCTTTGTGACGGGGATTTGAGTGCCGAAGGACGAGCGGGTGAGATCGAGCAGATCGTTCAGAATTTGTGTCGCCCGCCCGGCCGCCAGCCTGATCTCGGAAACTACCCTGGCCTGCTTTGCGTCGGTTGTCCCAGATCGCTCCATCCACTGAGCGCCCATTGAAACGGCACCGAGAGGATTGCGCAGGTCGTGGCCGAGGACGCCCAGAAACAGGTTGCGCGAGTCGTTTATCGTCTTCGTATAGTGGGCAACCGACTCGGTCACGGCCTGATCGATCGCTTCGTTGAACCGCGTCAAGTCCTCGATATCGGTGTCCGCAAGGCTCCGATGGTGGGCAACCCATTGCTTGACCACGCTTGCGCGAAGCGCCCTGTATTCCGACACCATCTGATCGATGTCAAAGCCGTCGGCCAGACGCAGAGCGGCATGGAGTTCAGCCGCGCTTTGAGAAAAGGCGCTATCATTCGTGCCGTCGCCTCGCGATTTATCAAATTGCTCCCGCGGGGTTTGTGCGGTTTCGAGGTCGTCCGCCACGAACCCGAGAAGATCGACGATATGATCTTCCAGAGCCAACTTCGTCATCCGGTCGCTGGCCGGTGATAGAGTTCGAGCGAACTCCGTCCATTCCTTCACGATCGGAGCCTGGTTCTGTCGAATGAAGTCAGCCAGGCGTTCGTACGTTGGCCGCTCAGTGGAATTGCTCAAGCCGGCCCCCCCAAGTAGATGACGCGAGCCCTCGATCGAGCAGGCACAAGCCCTCCGCTCGCGAATGCCGTGCCTGCACTCCGAAGCGCCGAGTCTAGAGTATAGTCACTGGCTTCGCGGCTGTCACAATTGACTTCGCCTGCGAGGAACCGCGCGACTTTCGGAGAATCGCTCGACTTTGGCCGAACCTTCGGGACAACGGTCGTTTTGCCCTTGCCGTGCCGGATGTGGGTGTGTCGGAAAGCGATCGCTACACTCACGCCGCGGCAAGACCGGCGCACCTATGCATCGATCGGTAGCGGATCCAAGCGAGCAGGACTCTATTGGCCTTTGGGAACCGGCTTCAATGCGTGGTGCTCGAGTTCCGATGGACTATCGAAACGCAGAACAGCTGTTCGGTGCTCGAGCGCACTTCCACTGCCAAATCCGGCCGCTTGCTTTGGAAGACGGATTCCTTGGCGATTCCAGTCAAGGTTTGCATTGCTTTGACTTCGGCGGCTTTCAGATTGGGAAGGGGTAGACCTTCCTCGTCTGCAAAGAAATCGCGACCACTTTGGATGTCAAAGAAATACCGATTCATGGAGCGCTCCAGAAAATTGGATCACATATAGTCCCACCAATCGGTGTGTCGCTTGCCTGACGACTCGGACATCGATACGGCTGTCGTCCTGTCACACGATCAGCCTCAACTGTTCGATCTGTCCCGCCGCACGTTGCGAAATTCTTCGGGGCCCTTCATTAGTTTCCCCTTCCGGCTTGCCCTGTCTTCAGATGTCGCATCCGCATCGCCCATCCCGTCGATTGCGTCAGAGGCCAGCTCCTTTGCCGGATCCGAGAGCTCTCACGCTTCGACTTCGGAGCTTGGCGCATAGACCGATCACGCAGGCCGTCCAGCGCCGTCTTCACCAGCAGCTGTATCGCTTCTGATCGGTTGGGCCTTCGCTTCTGGCTGAGTGCCCAAGCGTCAACCTGATCGAGAAGCTCAAGCGTTAGCCGAACTACCCGGCCTTGCTCACCTGTCGCCGCTGGTGACTTATGACGAACCGCTTTCGACCCAGACATATTGGACATCATTCAATTGGAGTGTGACAACCGCGCCGCCGCGACACTGAGAGGCGGAGACAGTCATGCCTGCGAGGTGGCGCATCAGGCCATTTCGTTCCGCTCTTGAGCTAATCAACCCGGCCGCTTAGGGTTCCAGTGAACGCTTGCCTTGAGCGCGGCGCCGATTTCACTGGCTATTCCCCACCGGGAAGCGCAGCGTGGTCCCGAGCAAGGAGCCCGGCCTTGAGCGGAAGCACGTTTAGCAGCGTGGGTGCTTACAGTGGCTCAAGGTACTCAGTCTCGATCGCGCGTCCGAACGCCCCGCGCCAACGACGCCGAACACGATCAGGTGTCCAGCGCAGGTCTTTCGGCGGGTTTGCAAAAAAGGCGCCGTATGACGGAGATCACCAAGGAGGCCATGGGAGGTGCCGCTGCGCGGCATCTCTCGGCTGGCTTCAACTTCCGTGCCTATACGCCGCACAAGATCGCTTACGATCTTATCCGTTGGGATGAGGAATTCAGACACGCCAATTACACTCGGCTCGTCGTAGCCGTGACGCTCTGGCAAAGCGGCTCGTCTGACTAGGGGAAGCGGCCGCGGCTCGTCGCGCGGCCTGGATCTGCAGTCGAGCCAGAGCGGATCGTCATTTACACGGTCACTCCATTTACACGGTCACTCCAGGGATATAGTGTTCGGCTAGAGGTTGGCGGATGCTCACCTTGAAGCTGCCCAGAAAGCAGCGACCTCCGAAGTCGCCGCGTATCGTCGTAGTAGCAGCTCACGTGCCATCGGAAGGCGCAATCATAAAATTGGGTTTACCAACGTGCGTCAGCAGCGCCGATGCACGTCCTCATGCGCTCACGAAAGGCCAACCATCATGAAACTTCCTGCAATATTACAAGGCGAGGCGCGGACCCGCTTCCTTCAAGGAATCGCTTTCGGCGCGGTGGCGACCATGGCGATTGGATTTGCCTGGGGCGGTTGGGTCACCGGGGAGAACGCTAGAATCATGCGCGCCTCGGCGGAGACCAGTGGCAGGATGTCGGTTCTGGTACCGCTGTGCGTCGCTCAGTTTACAGCCGCGGATGGAGCTATCGCCAAGTTCAAGGCGACCGGCCCTTACTCCAGGGAAAACGTCGTCAGCGAATTCGTGAAGAGTGTGGCGTCCACGAGCATGGATTACTCATTCGCCAAGGCTTGCGCGACCGGCGTCGAGACGGAGATTGCCAAGACGGCGACAAAGACCTGACGAGCCATCCGGAAGCACATGGTGAATTCTGGTGGCGCGGTGGGGTCGCTCGCGCCCAATGACGGGCTAGGACACCTGATGTCGCCGGACCTCTCTCAGCCGCATGTTGCGAGGACAGGACGTCTCGCGGTTTCGTGCGGTGTCGGTGAGGTTGACCCGCTTGTTAGGCGATCCTTGCGAGTCCCGTCCGAATTGACATGAAGAGGCCGCCAACGGAGGCGCCTTGCATGTCCTGGCGTCACGACTAGCTGCGGGCTTATCGCGGTCCTTCTTTACGGCGGTCGGGGTCGGGTTGAGCTTGCTCCAGTAGTGATTCAGAGTGGCGGTGATGGCCCGGGGCGACACGGAGACAGAGAAATCGGTTCAGGCAATAAGCATCCCGGAACCAGGCGACCGGAGCGGGGCATAGGCTGGCACCCGGTGTTGAGGTGGCCACTACTTCTTTCTCCTGGATCCAACATGGATAAAGAAGATCGGCTTCCTCGTTTCGTTCATGACCTCCAGAGACCACTCCTGGCCAGGGCGAAACCTTCCATCGATGTCCTTGAAAAGCGCGCCCGCGTAGCTCGTTGCCTCGCGCCACGCTGCCTCGTCGTCCGGCAATTCTTCGCCCTGGGTGTCGATACTGGGTTCAACGTTGTGGACGTGAAAGAAGTATCTCGGCATGGGGGACAAGCCTGCACAGCCCAACCGAGTTCCAGGCAACTGCCGAATTCAAACGGGGCGACTGAATACAGGCACAGGCCAGTGCCATGGGTCGTATCAGAATCCTGATCCAGGATCGCCAGGATTCGGATCAGAGCCGGGTTCGATTTCGGTCGGGGCGATGTGGAGAGACCAGAACGGCTTGCTGTATTATTTTTTTGCGAGCAGATACCCCGCGTCATCTTGTTGGTATTTGTGTTGGTATTGGCTGCAATCGGTAGCAAAAACTTTTATAAATTCAAATGGTTGTAATATTAGACGATTGTCGGCCAGGGGAGGCGCACAGCAGTCACCTATCATCCGGCTGATTACGTTGCCTAGTTCAATCCTTGGCAACCTCATGAGATCGGCTGCGCATGACCGCTGGCCTCCGGAGGCAATGGTCGCGGATTCGGCTTCGAAGCGGCCCACTTATACGAAGATGTATCCGGAGACCGCCTCGACGTCCTCGCGTACTTTCAAGTCCACGGAAGCTTTGTTTTGACTGTGCCCAGCGGAGGCACAGCGTTGAAAATCAAGAGCGTCGAAAATTCAAGGCTTCCGACCATAGCGGAAGCAGTCAATCAGGCGAAGCCTTCCGAGCACTCAATCCTTCGCCTCGCCCGGCTTATCGGACGACAAATGGCCCGTGACGATATCAAAGATCGTCGATCAGCTTGTGCCTCGCCCGAGAAAGAAACCAGCACAATCTAGGCGCGGCTTAGCCGACGCTCATCGCACATCGCCATTGTGTAGATGGAGCTCTCGAGTACCAGCAAATGGGATATGAGCAAAGACGCACACAGCGCAGCGTCTTTTAGTTCACTCCAGAGCGCCGCGATAGCCTTTCCTTGCATCACATATCCGGGTGTGCACGGCATATAAATG includes:
- a CDS encoding AI-2E family transporter, with the protein product MEKSVVVSLSKLPHEPPWSPGQNVGVPEPVASPPQAADDIEMPLPSSPQTFFLGSLLTLAVLAAIHVASSIILPVVLAFVLQLILHPVVHLLERIGLPRAIGALLAILVVVGALVGFVAALSLPAASWAEKLPEGLPRLETHLVVLKRPIEALQKVIQQAEHVADAPEKKGATVSVRSDLGLTGALFAGTRAVIDGLFTTVLVLYFLLVAGDVFLRRIVEVLPSFRDKRQAVDISQQIEADISAYLLTITTMNAAVGAATAVAMYFCGLGDPLLWGAAAFLLNYVPILGPLLGTVIFLLAGMLSFDSLWWALLPPALYFCIHLAEGETLTPMLLARRFTLNPVLVILSLVFWFWMWGVPGAILAVPMLAILKIVSDRVRPLRALGHVLEG
- a CDS encoding alpha/beta fold hydrolase, with translation MASPRTRSLSLRSDYTTALGRHPALMAFAGAASLLGAIAIVNGRVAKKAERDNPPRGQFLEIDGVRLHYVERGNGRPLVLLHGNGSMIQDFESSGLIDLAANRFRVIVFDRPGFGHSSRPRNVIWTPEAQADLFRKALDRLSVQRAIVLGHSWGAAVALALATRHSSFVEALVLASGYYFPTVRADAAASSMSAIPGIGDAISHTISPIVSRLLWPSMLRKMFGPRPVPDKFVGFPKELALRPSQMRASAAEATLMIPAAFASSKTYDQLRMPIIIIAGDDDRLIDINKQSVRLHGEVTHSKLHRVAGAGHMIQQSATARLLAAIDEAAAETEIGGNAPHRFASA
- a CDS encoding cold-shock protein, giving the protein MNTGTVKWFNGQKGFGFIQPDQGSQDVFVHISAVERAGMSGLDEGQKVSFDVVADRRTGKSAAENLRVA
- a CDS encoding response regulator, whose amino-acid sequence is MLLLMANDLVEDAGLHPLLAGNADEAIRILEARQDVCVVFTDVRMPGSMDGVGLAEAVRERWPPIRLLIVSGHLVKGSELPDGARFFHKPYPSEAIISALRELAA
- a CDS encoding sensor histidine kinase — protein: MSNSTERPTYERLADFIRQNQAPIVKEWTEFARTLSPASDRMTKLALEDHIVDLLGFVADDLETAQTPREQFDKSRGDGTNDSAFSQSAAELHAALRLADGFDIDQMVSEYRALRASVVKQWVAHHRSLADTDIEDLTRFNEAIDQAVTESVAHYTKTINDSRNLFLGVLGHDLRNPLGAVSMGAQWMERSGTTDAKQARVVSEIRLAAGRATQILNDLLDLTRSSFGTQIPVTKTNNDVAALCQEIADEFRAVNPDRKLEVTKEGDPLVSCDPARLGQVLSNLMGNAVHYGDAASPITVTVAGNDPDAMTIEVHNLGTSIPLDAQKSIFQSWTRGQEVGDPSEHSTHLGLGLHIAKLIVEAHGGEISVVSSEQTGTRFSIRLPRK
- a CDS encoding DUF6894 family protein, whose amino-acid sequence is MNRYFFDIQSGRDFFADEEGLPLPNLKAAEVKAMQTLTGIAKESVFQSKRPDLAVEVRSSTEQLFCVSIVHRNSSTTH
- a CDS encoding DUF6894 family protein, which translates into the protein MPRYFFHVHNVEPSIDTQGEELPDDEAAWREATSYAGALFKDIDGRFRPGQEWSLEVMNETRKPIFFIHVGSRRKK